One Bacillus amyloliquefaciens DSM 7 = ATCC 23350 DNA window includes the following coding sequences:
- the rpsI gene encoding 30S ribosomal protein S9, translating to MAQVQYYGTGRRKSSVARVRLVPGEGRIVVNNREISEHIPSPALIEDIKQPLTLTETAGTYDVLVNVHGGGLSGQAGAIRHGIARALLEADPEYRATLKRAGLLTRDARMKERKKYGLKGARRAPQFSKR from the coding sequence TTGGCACAGGTTCAATATTACGGTACTGGCCGTCGTAAAAGTTCTGTAGCGCGCGTGCGCTTAGTTCCAGGAGAAGGTCGTATCGTCGTTAATAATCGTGAAATCAGCGAGCACATTCCATCGCCAGCTCTAATCGAAGATATCAAACAACCATTAACTTTAACTGAAACAGCTGGTACTTATGATGTTTTAGTAAACGTACATGGAGGCGGCTTATCTGGTCAAGCTGGAGCAATCCGTCATGGTATCGCTCGTGCTTTGCTTGAAGCAGATCCAGAATACCGTGCAACACTTAAACGTGCTGGTCTTCTGACTCGTGACGCTCGTATGAAAGAACGTAAAAAATACGGTCTTAAAGGCGCTCGTCGTGCACCTCAATTCTCAAAACGTTAA
- the cwlD gene encoding N-acetylmuramoyl-L-alanine amidase CwlD gives MRNKLKWLGFLLGFIILLCLFRFQFHNDDSWRPWSLPLSGKIIYLDPGHGGPDGGATGSNHLEKDITLEVASRVRDYLQEQGALVIMTRETDTDLAPEGMKGYSRRKAEDLRKRVEIINRSEAELYISIHLNAIPSPKWSGAQSFYYGKYEENEKVAKYIQDELRINLENTTRKAKRIHGIYLMQNVTKPGALVEVGFLSNPAEAKRLSQPKYQDKIASSVYKGVLRYFTEKGDPPE, from the coding sequence ATGAGAAATAAGCTGAAATGGCTCGGTTTTTTACTTGGCTTTATCATATTATTGTGTTTATTCCGGTTTCAATTCCATAATGATGATTCCTGGCGGCCGTGGAGTCTGCCGCTGAGCGGAAAAATCATCTATCTCGATCCGGGACACGGCGGGCCGGACGGCGGCGCCACGGGAAGCAATCACCTTGAAAAGGATATTACGCTCGAAGTGGCCTCCAGAGTCAGAGACTATTTGCAGGAGCAAGGGGCTTTGGTCATCATGACGCGGGAGACGGATACCGACTTAGCGCCTGAAGGGATGAAAGGCTACAGCAGACGCAAAGCGGAAGATCTTAGAAAGCGCGTGGAGATCATCAACCGTTCAGAAGCAGAGCTTTATATCAGCATTCACTTGAACGCCATACCGTCACCGAAATGGAGCGGCGCCCAAAGCTTTTACTATGGAAAATACGAAGAGAATGAAAAAGTGGCAAAATATATACAGGACGAATTGAGAATTAATTTGGAGAATACAACGAGAAAGGCGAAGCGGATACACGGCATTTACTTAATGCAGAATGTAACCAAACCGGGCGCACTGGTGGAGGTCGGATTTTTGTCCAACCCCGCGGAAGCGAAAAGGCTCAGCCAGCCTAAATATCAGGATAAAATCGCATCTTCCGTGTATAAGGGCGTATTGAGATACTTCACAGAGAAAGGAGACCCTCCCGAGTAA
- a CDS encoding DUF2521 family protein — protein MAEVLSFSDVKRQKDFELEKNLLKELSLTQIIQSVKACLSPLFPFLQDENGILSEGCIDFAIEAYLLGGRFGVFGYYGESLQRANARSSEEEEELTVDFFEYLCSWTHEQYSSVEQKEIYEASCRFINSWWTEGFLQRKKQCKLRMR, from the coding sequence ATGGCAGAGGTATTATCTTTTTCAGACGTGAAACGGCAGAAGGATTTTGAACTTGAGAAGAATTTACTCAAGGAGCTGTCACTGACGCAGATCATTCAATCCGTAAAAGCATGTCTTTCCCCTTTGTTTCCCTTTCTCCAAGATGAAAACGGCATTCTAAGTGAAGGGTGCATAGATTTTGCAATAGAAGCGTATTTATTAGGCGGCCGGTTCGGCGTCTTTGGCTATTACGGTGAGTCTTTGCAAAGGGCAAACGCCCGTTCGTCCGAAGAGGAGGAAGAACTGACGGTCGATTTTTTTGAATATCTTTGCAGCTGGACGCATGAGCAATATTCTTCCGTTGAACAAAAAGAAATCTACGAAGCGTCATGCAGGTTTATCAACAGCTGGTGGACGGAAGGGTTTCTGCAACGGAAAAAACAATGTAAGCTCCGCATGAGGTAA
- a CDS encoding class I SAM-dependent methyltransferase: MNKLAIHNSKAWDKKVEIGNEWTVAVDSHTIGKAKKGSWSIRMTPGKDVPADWFPPIDGLKVLCLASGGGQQGPVLAAAGADVTVFDNSEKQLAQDRMVAEREDLTLRTVKGSMNDLSCFEDESFDFIVHPVSNCFVDTVLPVWKEAHRVLKKGGSLVSGFVNPVVFLFDMDLEQEGVLKVKYSIPFSDEKDLSKKKVKELIDNNEALEFGHTLEDQIKGQIDAGFMVTGFYEDKGGLVLDEYINTYSVTRSIKI, from the coding sequence ATGAATAAGTTAGCCATACATAACAGCAAAGCATGGGATAAAAAAGTCGAAATTGGCAATGAGTGGACGGTTGCGGTTGATTCACATACGATTGGCAAAGCGAAAAAAGGCAGTTGGAGCATCAGAATGACTCCGGGAAAAGACGTACCGGCGGATTGGTTCCCGCCCATCGATGGTCTGAAGGTTCTTTGCCTCGCTTCAGGAGGGGGACAGCAAGGCCCGGTGCTGGCTGCTGCGGGAGCTGATGTCACCGTCTTTGACAATTCAGAAAAACAGCTTGCGCAAGACAGAATGGTTGCTGAGCGGGAAGATCTTACGCTCCGGACTGTCAAAGGCAGCATGAATGATCTGAGCTGTTTTGAGGATGAGTCATTTGATTTTATCGTGCATCCAGTATCGAATTGCTTTGTTGATACGGTGCTCCCGGTATGGAAAGAAGCCCACCGCGTATTAAAAAAAGGCGGATCTTTAGTCTCCGGTTTTGTAAATCCCGTCGTGTTTTTATTTGATATGGATTTAGAGCAGGAGGGCGTCCTAAAAGTAAAGTATTCCATTCCGTTTTCGGATGAAAAGGATCTCAGTAAGAAAAAAGTAAAGGAACTCATTGACAATAATGAAGCGCTGGAATTCGGCCATACGTTAGAGGATCAAATTAAGGGCCAGATTGACGCGGGCTTCATGGTCACCGGCTTTTATGAGGACAAGGGCGGCCTCGTCCTGGATGAATACATTAATACATACTCCGTAACAAGAAGCATTAAAATATAA